From one Gammaproteobacteria bacterium genomic stretch:
- a CDS encoding oligosaccharide flippase family protein, protein MHRQIVNSTLIYFSMIVLQALIQIVLLPFQTHYLTPNQFGVLATVIAVATLCAPIFNLGLLGAAQRFSSDAKNNPEKIAILWTTLLWLSLISGVLTGIVLLLATSFLPIPWHSTDVNLTTIMTVITHAIGMGIVLMCCEFLRMIHQPYRYAIAITFMSVSYCVMNLLFIGLFGWALNGALLAFAIMPIIGFIAFFITNLQKLKWSMNSTLIKEVLAYSIKVLPHFSFTTLNTLADRLLIVILLGKFFAGIYTVGSTMASAMLMFVNALSFSIRPHIFAKFNEQSTRAFYAVRQLSLTSIIVIALAGANMIVWAPEIITLLTSNAYHDAWKITLLLTIKFMVQGISLFVVCSILFNKNKVHQLIWISVCSLILLVVLSVQLAPHFGIFGVAIAGLVASLIELLMNYAVSKKTLAMKWPLIQMISLMMLFIIPACALVAFTHSSQWSLWEILSVKGSFSALTMLSFVFIISKQTKSKISSIFFRGYSGN, encoded by the coding sequence ATGCACCGCCAAATTGTTAACAGCACATTGATTTATTTCAGCATGATTGTATTGCAAGCCTTAATTCAAATTGTTCTACTTCCGTTTCAAACGCATTATTTAACACCTAACCAATTCGGAGTACTCGCAACTGTGATCGCTGTCGCAACTCTGTGCGCTCCCATTTTTAATCTAGGTCTTCTTGGCGCAGCTCAGCGATTCAGCAGCGATGCTAAAAATAACCCAGAAAAAATAGCTATTTTATGGACGACCTTATTGTGGCTAAGCTTAATTTCAGGTGTGCTCACTGGAATCGTTTTACTTCTAGCGACCTCTTTTTTACCGATTCCTTGGCATTCTACCGACGTTAATTTAACGACAATAATGACGGTTATTACTCATGCCATCGGGATGGGAATCGTTTTAATGTGCTGTGAATTTTTAAGAATGATTCACCAACCCTACCGTTATGCTATTGCAATCACTTTCATGTCTGTCAGTTATTGTGTCATGAATCTACTCTTTATAGGTTTATTTGGATGGGCACTAAACGGCGCACTACTTGCTTTCGCTATTATGCCCATTATTGGCTTTATCGCATTTTTTATAACAAATCTCCAAAAGCTTAAGTGGTCAATGAATTCAACACTTATAAAAGAGGTATTAGCTTATTCGATCAAAGTACTTCCACATTTTAGTTTTACAACGCTCAACACATTAGCTGATCGACTTTTGATCGTGATACTTCTAGGTAAATTTTTTGCTGGAATTTATACCGTTGGATCCACCATGGCTTCGGCGATGCTAATGTTCGTGAATGCACTCAGTTTTTCTATTCGTCCTCATATCTTCGCTAAATTTAATGAGCAGTCTACAAGAGCGTTCTATGCGGTACGTCAATTATCATTAACATCCATAATAGTGATTGCACTGGCTGGTGCAAATATGATTGTGTGGGCGCCTGAAATTATCACGTTACTGACAAGCAATGCTTATCATGATGCATGGAAAATCACACTATTGCTCACAATAAAATTTATGGTACAAGGCATTAGCCTTTTTGTAGTGTGTAGTATTTTATTTAACAAAAATAAAGTACACCAACTCATATGGATTTCAGTTTGCAGTTTAATTTTACTCGTTGTTTTATCGGTTCAATTAGCTCCGCATTTTGGAATTTTTGGAGTTGCGATTGCAGGTCTTGTCGCTTCGCTTATAGAACTTTTGATGAATTACGCAGTATCGAAAAAAACACTGGCGATGAAATGGCCTTTGATTCAAATGATTTCTCTAATGATGCTCTTTATTATCCCGGCCTGCGCATTAGTTGCCTTCACTCACTCAAGCCAATGGTCACTTTGGGAGATACTATCGGTTAAAGGTAGCTTTTCAGCTCTCACAATGCTTAGCTTTGTTTTTATTATATCCAAGCAAACAAAATCAAAAATTTCATCGATTTTTTTCAGGGGTTATTCCGGGAATTGA
- a CDS encoding tetratricopeptide repeat protein, with translation MEVQTETSFLSELSFVSIKNYSDSMIMTLLPHIEELLTTAELHAPPNTLASAGIGRVSEMKEISAVVSIHQSSTTEKTSARTYSVKEHPLEIVLKTVPDEKTLQSLMRLVGEYSPTSMSVEASCFLENFLEKNHLFDKFKYQRSGIRIVVNIPKQTFKPLYGLPAPFSYFTGRESELKELEKNADKVQVISTNETAKLNSPPREYLNAQISGTGGIGKTQLVNYFVRKQFKDKVYDWVIWLNGGEDDATAESNLRSQLTSLGQSLGLDVELSLDVLCQLIYDRLSEKGRGIVVVDNTPRYAIIKQFLPEQFEHTEIAVILTTRNSLSFGPQLKKIILDVFTLEDAKVYIGKMIEGVSIDDAELLANTLDRYPLAITSAICYITSSECTIPEYCYRYSAIKLAQKEYLETPVSEDDPYLLEHIKRKRKYEASISAVVRLALDQIKVMCTETISFELVETILKSSSYLSHEDDIPKVLLGKWLPDDEGDLKINKALELLRRFSLLQEGGERETYIIHKVIQDVLKLGDSREDSGKLLLLSANYIKDYLGHLDVRFEAAVITPSDERKLLVIRPHAVALSKSLSLQPRIDTFLESEAMIHEVAGISLKILGEYTLSKQCFAAQLDCYEKMTGFPTLAYCNCRVNLANQLRCCGDAEAAVKMLQETLVVLTHQYGNNIDKTYSSWLALANALAQCGDKNTALLIVERLLPYLTLTYGESNFILAGEYSNLGWLKVSCGNPQGGAELIEKAIPIFKEAYGDDHYIVAGTNMNLGIALSQCGDWRNAILRLEEALPILRRHFGNNHPDVAKCLMNLATTTFISGNKKEAKLLYEEAILIFKTNFGMNHYNVAQCLDGLGKIMIERGDYQDAIKTLKEAISIFKIRLVEGNIEIEKARITLGLAMLGNEQLEEAKSIIESALSALKSILGPRANQIAYGLMSLGQTMLACHDPQAAITQLNEALDIFRSTTPNNHEYIGRCLFFLGKATSENEGEPLKARELLQDALLLFRSYTAISKYELSECLRYLGLATLRCGDLKKALVLFKESYSIYKIDLFDKNSTMTHKFIYDVAKQMLDSGHALDAVNCYKELLDMLQSSPNAEPSEIGICLRYMGRAMLNINLSEAKDVLEKALPILEKYKLLTEAAICMSDIGFSLLDTDPRMAGVPLEKALPILKSSLGEDHIEVGLCLRSLGFVLLRSDHTDKAEARFNEALPILRKEKHSQCGNCLLNLGSIMMSKDLKKAKILFEEALSLLKITFGDRHSDVAMCLQNLGWVNIYLNNYDAAVVVFKGALLIFEDKLDPYNPSIAGCLMGLGKALLMCNDPEQSKKYLTRALTIFKQSFPDTHQHVRNCSQFLSEATMTCSLLNDNGHNPGKEIRVAAANGSSDELKKLLTINKKYTNIPDGVPGKGLTALHWAVKRGRPDNVEVLLENIGFTSVKDARGFTALDYAIEGKNIQILQCFLFFLLTHYAKETGGESSMLAPVCVKHNNESALKLLIFLHWPIDGVDAKTGQSALHIAVIQGNKKFVKMLIEAGADPRQEDHKGQSAITLAENNSDILEILAINLNQSLKL, from the coding sequence ATGGAAGTGCAAACTGAGACAAGCTTCTTATCAGAGCTGAGTTTTGTGAGCATCAAGAACTATTCTGATAGTATGATAATGACTCTTTTGCCGCATATTGAAGAGCTACTCACAACAGCTGAATTGCACGCGCCCCCGAATACTCTTGCTAGTGCTGGGATAGGAAGAGTATCAGAGATGAAAGAAATCTCTGCCGTTGTTAGTATTCATCAATCTAGTACTACAGAAAAAACATCCGCCCGCACTTATTCAGTGAAGGAACATCCTCTCGAGATAGTTCTCAAAACAGTACCGGATGAAAAAACTCTCCAAAGCTTAATGCGCTTAGTAGGTGAATATTCACCCACATCTATGTCTGTTGAAGCATCATGTTTTCTTGAGAATTTTCTGGAGAAAAATCACTTATTTGATAAATTCAAGTATCAACGTTCAGGTATAAGGATAGTCGTTAATATTCCTAAACAAACATTCAAGCCATTATATGGATTACCAGCTCCATTTAGTTATTTTACCGGCAGAGAAAGTGAATTGAAGGAATTGGAAAAGAACGCAGACAAAGTACAGGTTATTTCAACAAATGAAACTGCTAAACTTAATAGTCCTCCGAGAGAATATCTTAATGCACAAATATCTGGGACGGGAGGAATAGGCAAAACTCAATTAGTCAATTATTTTGTTAGGAAGCAGTTTAAGGATAAAGTATATGATTGGGTGATATGGTTGAATGGCGGAGAAGATGATGCTACAGCAGAAAGTAATCTGAGGTCTCAGTTGACATCATTAGGCCAATCTTTAGGATTAGATGTTGAATTGAGTTTAGATGTTCTCTGCCAGTTAATTTACGATCGACTCTCCGAAAAAGGTCGTGGAATAGTGGTAGTTGACAATACACCGAGATACGCAATAATCAAACAATTTTTACCGGAGCAATTTGAGCATACTGAAATTGCTGTTATACTAACAACAAGAAATAGTCTTAGTTTTGGTCCCCAGTTAAAAAAAATAATTTTAGATGTCTTTACACTTGAAGATGCAAAAGTTTATATAGGCAAGATGATAGAGGGTGTTTCTATCGATGATGCAGAACTATTAGCAAATACCCTAGATCGTTATCCTCTGGCCATAACGTCGGCGATTTGCTACATAACTAGCAGTGAATGTACTATTCCGGAGTATTGCTATCGTTATTCTGCTATTAAACTAGCACAAAAAGAATACTTAGAAACTCCTGTTTCTGAAGATGATCCTTATCTATTAGAACATATCAAACGTAAAAGGAAGTATGAGGCATCGATTTCAGCGGTTGTTCGCCTTGCTCTCGATCAAATAAAAGTTATGTGTACTGAAACGATCAGTTTTGAACTCGTAGAAACGATATTGAAAAGTTCTTCATACCTTTCACATGAAGATGATATCCCAAAAGTATTACTAGGAAAATGGCTGCCTGATGATGAAGGCGATTTAAAAATTAATAAAGCACTGGAATTATTGCGTCGATTTAGCTTACTCCAAGAAGGAGGTGAGAGAGAGACATATATTATTCATAAGGTAATACAAGATGTATTGAAGTTAGGAGACTCTCGCGAAGATTCGGGCAAATTATTACTATTATCGGCTAATTATATTAAAGACTATTTAGGTCATTTAGATGTAAGATTCGAAGCAGCAGTAATAACGCCCTCAGATGAACGTAAATTATTAGTAATTAGACCTCATGCTGTCGCTCTGAGCAAGAGTTTATCTTTGCAACCAAGAATCGATACCTTTCTTGAAAGTGAAGCAATGATTCATGAAGTTGCTGGAATATCTTTAAAGATATTAGGCGAATACACTCTATCTAAACAATGTTTTGCAGCGCAACTTGATTGTTATGAAAAGATGACTGGATTTCCTACCCTGGCGTACTGTAATTGCAGAGTGAATCTAGCTAATCAATTAAGATGTTGTGGTGATGCAGAAGCTGCGGTAAAAATGCTTCAGGAAACACTGGTAGTTCTTACACATCAATATGGAAATAACATTGATAAGACCTATAGCAGTTGGCTCGCATTAGCAAATGCATTAGCTCAATGTGGCGATAAGAATACAGCTTTATTGATAGTTGAGCGTTTATTGCCCTATCTTACACTTACTTACGGGGAATCAAATTTTATCCTAGCGGGTGAATATTCAAACCTAGGCTGGTTGAAAGTCTCATGTGGTAACCCGCAAGGCGGTGCTGAGTTGATTGAAAAAGCGATACCGATTTTCAAAGAAGCCTATGGTGATGATCATTATATTGTAGCAGGAACGAACATGAACTTAGGTATAGCCCTAAGTCAGTGCGGTGATTGGAGAAATGCGATATTAAGACTTGAAGAAGCATTACCAATCCTCAGAAGACATTTTGGTAATAATCATCCTGATGTCGCAAAATGTTTAATGAATCTTGCGACAACTACATTTATTTCCGGCAATAAAAAAGAAGCTAAATTACTCTATGAAGAGGCAATTTTGATCTTCAAAACCAATTTTGGTATGAACCATTATAATGTGGCTCAATGCTTAGACGGCTTAGGTAAAATAATGATTGAGCGTGGAGATTACCAAGATGCCATTAAGACCTTGAAGGAAGCTATATCTATTTTTAAGATCAGACTGGTTGAAGGTAACATCGAGATTGAAAAAGCAAGAATAACGCTAGGTTTAGCAATGTTAGGAAATGAACAACTAGAGGAAGCTAAGTCGATTATTGAAAGTGCCTTATCAGCGCTTAAATCTATATTAGGGCCACGCGCTAATCAAATCGCTTATGGCTTAATGTCATTAGGTCAAACTATGTTAGCTTGCCATGATCCACAAGCAGCAATAACCCAACTGAATGAAGCGTTAGATATTTTCCGCTCAACTACTCCAAATAACCATGAATATATTGGTCGATGCTTATTTTTCTTAGGTAAGGCAACTTCAGAGAATGAGGGTGAACCTCTCAAAGCAAGAGAATTGCTTCAAGACGCCCTATTACTATTTCGATCTTATACAGCGATTTCAAAATATGAACTTTCAGAATGTCTACGTTATTTAGGATTAGCCACTCTTCGCTGTGGTGATTTGAAGAAGGCATTAGTGTTATTTAAAGAAAGCTACTCAATCTATAAGATTGATCTCTTCGACAAAAATAGCACCATGACTCATAAATTCATATATGATGTTGCGAAACAAATGTTAGATTCCGGACATGCTCTCGATGCTGTGAATTGCTATAAAGAATTATTAGATATGCTCCAGTCTTCACCTAATGCAGAGCCATCAGAAATCGGCATCTGCTTAAGATATATGGGGCGAGCAATGCTAAATATTAATCTATCAGAAGCTAAGGATGTGCTTGAAAAAGCATTACCAATACTTGAAAAATATAAGCTCCTTACAGAGGCAGCAATTTGTATGAGCGATATAGGATTTTCTTTGTTGGACACCGATCCTCGTATGGCTGGAGTTCCACTCGAAAAAGCCTTGCCTATTCTTAAATCATCACTAGGTGAAGACCATATTGAGGTAGGACTTTGTTTGAGGAGTCTGGGTTTTGTATTACTCCGCTCAGATCACACAGATAAGGCAGAGGCTAGATTTAATGAAGCTTTGCCTATTCTTAGGAAAGAAAAACACTCTCAATGTGGGAATTGTTTGCTTAATCTAGGTTCTATTATGATGAGTAAGGACTTAAAAAAGGCGAAGATATTATTCGAAGAAGCATTGTCTCTTCTCAAGATTACCTTTGGTGATAGACATAGTGATGTGGCTATGTGTCTCCAAAATTTGGGATGGGTTAATATCTACCTGAATAATTATGATGCTGCAGTAGTGGTTTTTAAAGGGGCTTTACTTATCTTTGAAGATAAATTAGATCCATATAATCCTTCTATCGCAGGATGCCTAATGGGATTAGGTAAGGCTTTGTTAATGTGTAATGATCCAGAACAATCAAAAAAATACTTAACAAGAGCGTTAACAATTTTTAAACAATCGTTTCCAGATACTCATCAACATGTACGAAACTGTTCACAGTTCTTATCTGAAGCAACCATGACATGTAGTTTGTTGAATGATAATGGGCATAATCCAGGTAAAGAAATACGTGTAGCAGCGGCAAATGGAAGTTCTGATGAATTAAAAAAATTACTCACTATTAATAAAAAGTACACTAATATCCCTGATGGCGTCCCTGGGAAGGGACTAACTGCACTACATTGGGCTGTAAAACGTGGTCGCCCGGATAATGTAGAAGTGTTGCTAGAAAACATAGGGTTTACTTCTGTAAAAGATGCAAGAGGATTCACAGCGTTAGATTATGCTATCGAGGGTAAAAACATACAAATATTACAATGTTTTTTATTTTTCTTACTGACTCATTATGCAAAAGAAACGGGCGGTGAGTCTAGTATGCTAGCCCCAGTCTGTGTAAAACATAATAATGAGTCTGCGCTAAAGTTATTAATTTTTTTACACTGGCCAATCGATGGAGTGGATGCAAAAACCGGACAATCAGCATTACATATAGCCGTTATTCAGGGAAATAAAAAATTCGTAAAGATGTTAATAGAGGCTGGTGCAGATCCTCGTCAAGAAGATCACAAAGGACAGTCAGCGATTACTCTCGCTGAAAATAATAGTGATATATTAGAAATATTAGCAATAAATCTAAATCAGTCATTAAAACTATAG